Proteins from a single region of Desulfuromonadales bacterium:
- a CDS encoding DUF4388 domain-containing protein: protein MSLVGNLEDLGLGDILQIVSLSRKSGVLSLYGRGREGRITFQNGQVIQATSSSFRENLGDLLLRKGLVDIETLRQALSLQRQSVGPQRICSILAEHFGVSLPAMDAVVKEQVERIIYSFFNWTEGTFSFDVGDQDELTATRFSPLQHMLEQGVNPQWLAMEGSRLLDEKRHRGESFEEIPEEPAYATDKLLGHLHVAPVAYIAPALPPEITASRPVPQLGEGVPVCQRLAGEAASRPAAPLYDIGAELLRELGDTDVAARGKGPQSPGLHLLRGMLQELNNPALGGEIILLVLRFASEWMNRAVIFLVKEKDIVGLGQFGLDSSGEMADARIRRMKIPRNEESVFTKALNEMLPMKLRPEPGQWDNYLKKQLGGDLPEQIFLGPIISEGTVVAILYGDNFPDKKPIGDTEALEIFLSQAGLAMEKALLERRLRERDAV from the coding sequence ATGAGTCTTGTCGGAAATCTCGAAGACCTGGGCCTGGGGGACATTCTCCAGATCGTTAGTCTCAGTCGCAAATCGGGTGTGCTTTCTCTGTATGGTCGGGGTCGTGAGGGCCGGATAACCTTCCAGAACGGCCAGGTCATACAAGCGACATCCAGCTCCTTTCGCGAGAATCTGGGCGATCTGCTGTTGCGCAAGGGTCTTGTCGATATCGAAACCCTCAGGCAGGCCCTCAGCCTCCAACGGCAGAGCGTCGGGCCGCAACGCATCTGCTCCATTCTGGCGGAGCACTTCGGCGTGTCTTTGCCGGCCATGGACGCGGTCGTCAAGGAACAGGTCGAAAGGATCATCTACAGCTTCTTCAACTGGACGGAAGGAACCTTTTCTTTCGACGTCGGAGACCAGGATGAACTCACAGCCACCCGGTTCAGCCCCCTTCAGCACATGCTGGAGCAGGGGGTGAATCCGCAGTGGCTGGCCATGGAGGGGAGCCGGCTCCTCGATGAAAAACGGCACCGCGGCGAATCCTTCGAGGAGATTCCGGAGGAGCCGGCTTACGCTACGGACAAGTTACTCGGCCACCTGCATGTTGCGCCCGTCGCCTACATCGCGCCGGCGCTTCCGCCAGAAATTACCGCGTCACGCCCCGTTCCGCAGTTGGGTGAGGGTGTCCCGGTCTGTCAGCGTCTGGCTGGGGAGGCGGCCAGTCGGCCGGCTGCACCCCTGTACGATATCGGCGCCGAGTTGCTGCGCGAACTCGGAGATACGGATGTAGCCGCACGCGGCAAGGGACCGCAGTCTCCCGGTTTGCACCTGTTGCGCGGGATGTTGCAGGAGCTCAACAACCCGGCGCTGGGTGGCGAGATCATTCTGCTGGTCCTGCGTTTTGCCAGCGAATGGATGAATCGGGCGGTCATATTCCTGGTCAAGGAAAAGGATATCGTCGGTCTGGGACAGTTCGGGCTCGATTCTTCAGGAGAAATGGCCGACGCCCGGATCCGGCGCATGAAGATTCCGCGCAACGAGGAATCCGTATTCACCAAGGCACTCAACGAAATGTTGCCGATGAAGCTCCGTCCCGAACCGGGCCAATGGGATAACTACCTGAAAAAACAGTTGGGTGGCGACTTGCCGGAGCAAATTTTTCTCGGACCCATCATCAGCGAGGGAACGGTCGTTGCTATCCTGTACGGCGACAATTTCCCCGATAAAAAGCCGATCGGCGATACCGAAGCGTTGGAAATCTTTCTTTCCCAGGCCGGACTGGCGATGGAAAAAGCGCTTCTCGAACGCCGCCTGAGAGAAAGAGACGCTGTCTAG
- a CDS encoding response regulator — MSKKILIAEDSPTMRSLIVSTIAALGDFEIVEAANGFEALRILPREKVDLVITDINMPDINGLELVSFIKGNANYKTTPLFIISTEGSERDREKGLSLGADAYLTKPFSPQELQSLIVRFLGQEA, encoded by the coding sequence GTGTCAAAAAAAATCCTGATTGCCGAAGATTCGCCGACCATGCGTTCCCTGATTGTTTCGACCATCGCCGCTCTGGGGGATTTCGAAATCGTCGAGGCAGCCAATGGCTTCGAAGCGCTGCGCATTCTCCCTCGTGAAAAGGTCGATCTGGTAATTACGGATATCAACATGCCGGACATCAATGGTCTGGAACTGGTGAGTTTCATCAAGGGAAATGCGAACTACAAGACCACCCCGTTGTTCATCATCAGTACCGAGGGGAGCGAGCGGGACCGCGAAAAGGGTTTGTCTCTCGGGGCTGATGCTTATTTGACCAAACCTTTTTCGCCACAGGAACTGCAGTCTCTCATCGTGCGTTTTCTCGGTCAGGAGGCGTAA
- a CDS encoding chemotaxis protein CheA, protein MAERPISRAIKEFLGEAEEIIEKLNLDLVTFADGNESGEVDPELLNSIFRGAHSLKGISGMFGFDDISTLAHHMENLLDRLRLGKVALSGILVEVLFDALETLSRLVHGKGETEEYSLDLAPVLTRIEGVLNGAAEGKENLLAGLNINPAILSVLTEYEEHRLLDCFKKGRNIQSVKFSFNLASFDQDLAEITDILKKKGEVISTLPCAGEFADRIGFQLLYGTSATVGEILAALGRDDAVVDLLGEKAVAATPRPKEETFATEPAGEGQEGGATSMRSISRTVRVDIDKLDSLMNVVGELVLSKGAIAAVTEKVRAGGNLEMAVELQKAVRVLERRLDELQKGVMEVRMVPVGQLFEKMVRIVRRVAGEHGKKVAIDIRGADTELDKLIMEDLSDPLMHIIRNAIDHGIEPPDERLAAGKPEKGTIALWASQKGNHVVIEVRDDGRGVDPEKVRRKAVQKGLIAEGTELSRDGTYDLLFLPGFSTRDEVSDLSGRGVGMDVVKNNISALSGMIEMDSRPGEGTTLAITLPITLAIIKALIVRVCGKTYAIPINAVMETLMVETASVRTIERREVIELRQSTLPLLRLENIFKLPVSSRRDGRIFVAVVGLAEKKLGIVVDELLGQQDMVIKSLGSALSFVRGIAGAADLGNQKTILVLDVGGLMSEALRGESAFYV, encoded by the coding sequence GTGGCGGAGCGGCCCATCTCGCGCGCAATCAAGGAATTTCTCGGTGAGGCCGAGGAGATCATCGAGAAGCTCAATCTCGACCTGGTAACGTTCGCCGACGGCAATGAAAGCGGTGAGGTCGACCCGGAGTTGCTCAACAGTATTTTCCGTGGCGCCCATTCGCTCAAGGGCATCTCCGGAATGTTCGGTTTCGATGACATTTCCACCCTGGCCCACCATATGGAAAATCTCCTCGACCGTCTGCGTCTCGGCAAGGTAGCGCTGAGCGGGATTCTGGTCGAGGTTTTGTTTGATGCCCTGGAAACCTTGTCGCGTCTTGTCCACGGCAAGGGCGAAACCGAGGAATATTCTCTCGATCTGGCGCCGGTCCTGACTCGCATCGAAGGGGTTCTGAACGGCGCGGCGGAGGGGAAAGAAAATCTGCTGGCAGGGCTGAACATCAATCCTGCCATACTTAGTGTTCTGACGGAGTACGAGGAGCATCGCCTGCTGGATTGTTTCAAGAAGGGGCGCAACATCCAGAGTGTAAAGTTCAGTTTCAATCTCGCCAGCTTCGATCAGGACCTGGCCGAGATCACCGATATTCTTAAGAAAAAGGGTGAAGTGATCAGTACTCTGCCTTGCGCCGGGGAGTTTGCTGACCGGATCGGCTTTCAACTCCTCTATGGCACATCTGCGACGGTCGGCGAGATTCTTGCGGCTCTTGGCCGTGATGATGCCGTGGTTGATCTGCTCGGCGAGAAGGCCGTGGCGGCAACGCCCCGGCCGAAGGAAGAAACTTTTGCGACTGAACCCGCAGGAGAAGGACAGGAGGGGGGCGCCACCTCGATGCGGTCGATCAGCCGCACGGTCAGGGTCGACATCGACAAGCTTGATTCGTTGATGAACGTGGTCGGCGAACTGGTGCTCTCGAAGGGGGCGATCGCTGCAGTCACCGAAAAGGTCCGGGCCGGGGGGAATCTCGAGATGGCGGTTGAGCTGCAGAAGGCCGTCCGGGTGCTCGAGCGCCGGCTCGATGAGCTGCAGAAAGGGGTCATGGAGGTGCGCATGGTCCCGGTCGGCCAGCTTTTCGAAAAGATGGTCCGTATTGTTCGGCGGGTGGCCGGCGAACATGGCAAGAAAGTCGCTATCGATATCCGCGGCGCTGATACCGAACTGGACAAGCTCATCATGGAGGATCTGTCCGACCCTCTGATGCACATCATCCGTAATGCCATCGATCATGGTATCGAGCCCCCGGATGAGCGCCTGGCCGCCGGCAAGCCCGAGAAGGGAACGATTGCCCTTTGGGCCTCGCAGAAGGGGAACCACGTCGTCATCGAAGTGCGGGATGACGGCCGCGGCGTCGATCCTGAAAAGGTCCGCCGCAAGGCGGTGCAGAAAGGCCTGATTGCCGAGGGGACCGAGCTTTCACGCGACGGGACCTATGATCTCCTTTTCTTGCCTGGTTTTTCCACCCGGGATGAGGTCAGCGACCTCTCAGGGCGCGGCGTCGGGATGGATGTGGTCAAAAACAACATCTCTGCCCTTTCCGGGATGATCGAGATGGACAGTCGCCCCGGTGAAGGGACCACGCTGGCTATCACCCTGCCCATTACCCTGGCGATCATCAAGGCGCTGATTGTTCGCGTCTGCGGCAAGACCTACGCTATTCCCATCAATGCAGTCATGGAGACGTTGATGGTCGAGACGGCGAGCGTGCGCACGATTGAACGGCGGGAGGTCATCGAACTGCGGCAAAGTACCCTGCCGCTTTTGCGTCTCGAAAATATCTTCAAGCTGCCGGTCAGTTCCCGTCGGGACGGCCGTATTTTCGTGGCGGTTGTCGGGTTGGCGGAGAAAAAACTCGGGATCGTCGTCGATGAACTGCTCGGCCAACAGGATATGGTCATCAAGTCGCTCGGTAGTGCCCTTTCCTTTGTCCGCGGCATTGCCGGTGCCGCCGATCTGGGCAACCAGAAGACCATTCTCGTGCTCGACGTCGGGGGCCTGATGAGCGAAGCGCTGCGCGGGGAATCGGCTTTCTATGTATGA
- a CDS encoding AAA family ATPase — MYEDFFGLSERPFSKTPDPRFLYFSRIHREALARLIYAVEERDLVLLIGEIGCGKTTLSRALMDELDERYRIILIINPRLTPMEFLRALAIRLGVAEPSRLKTDLLEQIGGELYRLYEEGVCPVLIVDEAQLVPHKETFDEIRLLTNFQLDDRNLLSVVLVGQPELRKRLAHRAYEPLRQRIGMQCDLRPLDLVETAEYLDYRLQVAGGTAGLFLPPAVERIYQYSGGIPRKINHAAALALLESFGREVRRIDASILDAVMSELDLTA; from the coding sequence ATGTATGAGGATTTTTTCGGTCTGAGCGAAAGGCCGTTCAGCAAGACGCCCGACCCGCGGTTTCTCTACTTCAGCCGGATACACCGGGAGGCGCTCGCTCGTCTCATCTATGCCGTCGAAGAACGGGATCTGGTTCTGCTCATCGGCGAAATAGGCTGCGGCAAGACTACGCTGTCCCGGGCATTGATGGATGAACTCGATGAGCGCTATCGGATCATTCTCATCATCAATCCCCGGCTTACCCCGATGGAATTTCTCCGGGCACTGGCGATAAGGTTGGGGGTGGCGGAGCCGTCCCGCCTGAAAACCGATCTGCTCGAACAGATCGGCGGCGAACTGTACCGGCTCTACGAAGAAGGGGTCTGTCCGGTTCTCATCGTCGATGAGGCACAGCTTGTTCCGCACAAGGAGACCTTTGACGAAATCAGGCTGCTGACCAATTTTCAACTCGACGACCGCAATCTGCTGAGCGTCGTGCTGGTAGGTCAACCCGAACTTCGCAAACGTCTCGCGCACCGCGCTTACGAGCCCTTGCGGCAGCGCATCGGCATGCAGTGTGATCTCAGGCCCCTTGATCTGGTGGAAACGGCCGAGTATCTCGATTACCGCCTGCAGGTCGCCGGTGGGACTGCCGGCCTTTTCCTGCCGCCCGCCGTCGAACGGATATACCAGTATTCCGGCGGCATCCCGCGCAAGATCAATCACGCTGCGGCCCTTGCCCTGCTCGAAAGTTTCGGCCGCGAGGTCCGCAGGATCGATGCTTCCATCCTCGATGCAGTCATGAGTGAACTCGACCTGACCGCCTGA